A single window of Proteiniborus ethanoligenes DNA harbors:
- a CDS encoding GntR family transcriptional regulator, which produces MSILNVRKIQKQTAVQKVLESLKAYILSDDGTAGLKLPSEVELAEQLGVSRLTVREALTILEKEGYIARNQGSSTTITSFAKKLTCRIEDAREIAKFIKDNGYDSSVDEILYHWKKSDQLESENLSIEKDEEILVVEKRFLANGAPAAFCIDRIPKKYLSRTDFKTEELEDSMFYFVEKYCHCQLTHDFIELIPVVSDAKLSRLFDIKEGSPLFRVDTIEYSKDGIPVMYNTEYYLPQFIRFTACRTVAYMS; this is translated from the coding sequence ATGAGTATATTAAATGTTAGAAAAATTCAAAAACAAACCGCTGTTCAAAAGGTACTCGAAAGTTTAAAGGCATATATATTATCTGATGATGGAACTGCTGGATTAAAATTACCATCTGAAGTTGAATTGGCAGAACAGTTAGGCGTAAGTAGGCTGACTGTCAGAGAGGCACTGACAATCTTAGAAAAGGAAGGCTACATTGCAAGAAATCAAGGTAGCAGTACTACTATAACATCATTTGCTAAGAAATTGACATGTCGCATAGAGGATGCTAGAGAAATTGCTAAGTTCATTAAAGATAATGGCTACGATTCTAGTGTAGACGAGATATTATACCATTGGAAAAAATCTGATCAACTGGAGTCAGAAAATTTATCTATTGAAAAAGATGAAGAGATTCTTGTTGTAGAAAAGAGGTTTTTAGCTAATGGGGCACCTGCAGCATTTTGCATTGATAGAATTCCTAAGAAATATCTTTCAAGGACAGATTTTAAAACAGAAGAGTTAGAGGATTCAATGTTTTATTTTGTCGAAAAGTACTGTCATTGTCAGCTTACTCATGACTTTATTGAATTGATTCCAGTCGTGTCTGATGCTAAGCTGTCAAGGCTTTTCGATATAAAGGAAGGCAGTCCTCTTTTTAGGGTGGATACTATTGAATATAGTAAGGATGGTATACCTGTAATGTATAATACAGAATATTATCTTCCACAATTTATAAGATTTACAGCTTGTAGAACAGTAGCATACATGTCATAG
- a CDS encoding BMP family lipoprotein, which yields MKKFLSLLLVLIMLFTLVACGKDNNQVNSNENIANNENVSGTDEGEKVKVGLLTGVAGLGDKSFNDLAYDGAKQAEKELNIELKVVEPIDLASTEGLLRDLANAGNDMVIGVGFDMAEPMNIVSQEFPDTKFAIVDAVVEQPNVQSLTFKEHEGSFLIGALTALMTETNKVGCIPAMDIPFLNRFTNAYEQGVKYINKDIEVIVQPIGSDFSAFNDPGKAKNIAASMYSQGIDIIYPVAGGSGTGLFEAAKDANKYALGINSDQDYMAEGLVLASMMKRVDVAVFESIQDVVDKSFVGELKLFGLENNGVGLSEMKYTKDIIGEEVINKLEEIKKGIIDGTIEVIDVTAQ from the coding sequence ATGAAAAAATTTTTATCGCTTCTATTAGTTTTAATTATGCTTTTTACATTAGTAGCTTGCGGGAAAGATAATAATCAAGTAAATAGCAATGAGAATATTGCAAACAATGAAAACGTTTCCGGTACAGATGAAGGAGAAAAAGTAAAAGTAGGTTTACTTACAGGAGTAGCGGGCTTAGGAGATAAATCTTTTAATGACCTTGCTTATGATGGTGCAAAACAGGCAGAAAAAGAATTGAATATAGAACTTAAGGTAGTGGAGCCGATAGATTTAGCTTCAACAGAAGGGTTGTTAAGAGATTTAGCTAATGCGGGAAATGATATGGTAATAGGAGTAGGCTTTGATATGGCTGAGCCTATGAATATAGTTTCACAAGAATTCCCAGACACAAAATTTGCTATAGTAGATGCAGTAGTAGAGCAACCTAATGTACAATCATTAACATTCAAAGAACATGAAGGTTCATTTTTAATAGGTGCATTAACTGCTTTGATGACTGAAACGAATAAAGTGGGTTGTATACCAGCTATGGATATACCATTTTTAAATAGATTCACTAATGCATACGAGCAAGGAGTAAAATATATTAATAAGGATATCGAAGTAATAGTTCAACCTATAGGGTCAGATTTTAGTGCATTTAATGATCCTGGTAAAGCAAAAAACATTGCAGCATCTATGTACTCACAAGGAATAGACATTATTTATCCTGTAGCTGGTGGTTCTGGAACTGGGTTATTTGAAGCTGCAAAGGATGCAAACAAGTATGCACTGGGAATTAACTCAGATCAGGATTATATGGCAGAAGGCTTAGTGCTTGCTTCGATGATGAAAAGAGTAGATGTAGCAGTATTTGAATCTATACAAGATGTTGTAGATAAAAGCTTTGTAGGGGAATTGAAGCTATTTGGTCTTGAAAATAACGGTGTAGGACTTTCGGAGATGAAATATACAAAAGATATAATTGGAGAAGAAGTAATTAATAAGCTAGAAGAAATTAAAAAGGGAATTATAGATGGAACAATAGAAGTAATTGACGTTACTGCCCAATAA
- a CDS encoding ABC transporter ATP-binding protein, translating to MDQIVLKNVTKKFPTKSGEPIIAVNNFNLNIKEGEIFSFLGPSGCGKTTTLRMVAGFEDLSEGEIYLGDKIVSSSKKNLYVPPEDRGLGMVFQAFAVWPHLNVFENVAFPLRVQKKSKTEINDAVNKALTHTNLKGLENVYPSDLSGGQQQRIALARAIVTNPKVMLLDEPLSNLDPKLREHMRFEIKELQQKFNFTIIFVTHDQSEAMAMSDRMLVMDMGNIVQIDTPANLYNNPVNKFVYGFLGQSNFVDVVLEDGKIYPVGGKGQPIPLAWSDELKGKTGVIASRPNEILINSNSEKGYATKIEKRIYLTSGIEYHVKLGEQTVRIRTSHENIYKIGDNVNIEFIRPSWYEMDSQDAEKERIQRQVI from the coding sequence ATGGATCAAATAGTATTAAAAAACGTAACAAAAAAATTCCCGACCAAATCTGGAGAGCCAATTATTGCAGTAAACAACTTTAATTTAAATATAAAGGAAGGAGAGATATTTTCCTTCTTAGGCCCTTCAGGTTGTGGCAAGACTACAACTTTAAGGATGGTTGCAGGATTTGAAGACTTAAGTGAGGGTGAAATCTATCTAGGAGACAAAATAGTATCATCTAGCAAAAAGAATCTTTATGTTCCTCCTGAGGATAGAGGATTAGGAATGGTGTTTCAGGCATTTGCAGTATGGCCTCATTTAAATGTATTTGAGAACGTGGCTTTCCCACTGAGAGTACAAAAGAAAAGCAAAACAGAAATTAATGATGCTGTAAACAAAGCCCTAACTCATACTAACTTAAAGGGATTAGAAAATGTGTATCCATCTGATTTATCTGGTGGACAGCAGCAAAGAATTGCTCTTGCAAGGGCAATAGTTACTAATCCAAAAGTAATGCTGCTAGATGAGCCTCTTTCAAATCTAGACCCGAAATTAAGAGAGCATATGAGATTTGAGATTAAGGAGCTGCAACAGAAGTTCAATTTTACTATAATATTCGTAACTCATGACCAATCAGAGGCAATGGCCATGTCAGATAGAATGCTAGTTATGGATATGGGTAACATTGTTCAAATAGATACTCCTGCTAATCTATACAACAATCCTGTAAATAAGTTTGTTTATGGATTTCTAGGACAATCTAACTTTGTAGATGTGGTCTTAGAAGATGGAAAGATATATCCTGTGGGAGGCAAAGGCCAACCTATTCCACTAGCTTGGAGTGATGAGCTAAAAGGAAAAACAGGAGTAATAGCTTCAAGACCTAATGAAATATTAATAAATAGTAATTCGGAAAAAGGTTACGCTACTAAGATTGAAAAGAGAATTTACTTAACCTCAGGCATAGAATATCATGTAAAGCTTGGAGAACAAACAGTGCGTATCCGTACTTCTCATGAAAATATATACAAAATAGGTGACAATGTAAATATTGAATTCATTAGACCAAGCTGGTATGAGATGGATTCCCAAGACGCAGAAAAAGAAAGAATTCAAAGACAGGTAATATAG
- a CDS encoding ABC transporter ATP-binding protein, with protein sequence MNYALEVTGLKKHFGIVKANDGVDIKVKEGSVHAIIGENGAGKTTLVRNLCGLYSPDEGDIYLFGKPLQLKSPQDAIQKGIGILHQHFMLVEAFTVLENILLGAEPDSKILFRKEKGRKEIQEICKQYNLEIDLDAKTGDLPVGLQQRLEILKILYRGAKLIIFDEPTAVLTPQEIDSFFQIIRDLVKNGCTIIFITHKLKEVMEVSDEVTVIRDGKSVGTYCIKEVDERILANRMVGRDVILQVEKPVKGAFGETVLELQNLKVTGNKTQQRINNINLTIREGEILGIIGIAGNGQEILVESVLGFHHIDYGTINLFGQEINNKSTVNYRKRRDIGCIPSDRLKEGLVQDFSVLDNSYLGFQHEPSLLNKLFLSKNKVKKRAEEIVEKNNVKISNLSSSIMSLSGGNQQKLIIGRELYDNPKLIIAVQPTRGVDIGAIEFIYKNLLERSAEKAAILLVSNELEEVLSLSDKIAVIFRGEIMGVGKPEDFTKEQIGLMMAGEKAGEETVRHEKSV encoded by the coding sequence ATGAATTATGCACTAGAAGTGACAGGATTAAAAAAACACTTTGGAATAGTAAAAGCAAATGACGGAGTTGATATAAAAGTAAAAGAGGGTAGTGTTCATGCAATAATAGGAGAAAATGGAGCAGGCAAAACAACTCTTGTAAGAAACCTTTGTGGATTATATTCTCCAGATGAAGGGGACATTTATTTGTTCGGAAAGCCATTACAGCTAAAGTCTCCTCAAGATGCCATTCAAAAAGGTATCGGTATTTTACACCAGCATTTTATGTTAGTCGAAGCGTTTACAGTACTAGAAAATATACTTTTAGGTGCAGAACCAGATTCTAAGATACTATTTAGAAAAGAAAAAGGCAGAAAAGAAATCCAAGAAATATGTAAGCAGTATAATTTAGAGATAGATTTAGATGCAAAGACTGGAGACCTACCTGTAGGTCTCCAGCAAAGACTAGAAATATTAAAAATACTATACAGAGGAGCAAAATTAATAATTTTTGATGAGCCAACAGCAGTTCTCACACCCCAAGAAATAGACAGTTTCTTTCAAATTATAAGGGATTTAGTTAAGAACGGCTGTACAATCATATTTATAACCCATAAATTAAAAGAGGTTATGGAAGTATCAGATGAAGTGACTGTTATAAGGGATGGCAAATCTGTTGGGACTTATTGCATTAAAGAAGTAGATGAGAGGATACTAGCTAATAGAATGGTGGGAAGAGATGTAATTCTTCAGGTTGAGAAACCAGTAAAAGGAGCATTTGGAGAGACAGTTTTAGAATTACAAAATCTAAAAGTAACTGGAAACAAAACTCAACAAAGAATAAATAATATAAATTTAACAATTAGAGAAGGAGAAATACTAGGTATTATTGGAATAGCAGGAAATGGTCAAGAAATATTAGTTGAAAGTGTTTTGGGATTTCATCACATTGATTATGGGACAATTAATTTATTTGGACAAGAAATAAACAATAAGAGTACAGTAAACTACAGAAAAAGAAGAGATATTGGATGCATACCTTCCGACAGATTGAAGGAAGGTCTAGTTCAAGATTTTAGTGTGCTAGATAATTCCTATCTAGGTTTTCAACATGAGCCAAGCCTTTTAAACAAACTTTTTCTATCAAAAAACAAAGTGAAGAAAAGAGCAGAGGAAATAGTTGAAAAGAATAATGTGAAAATATCAAATCTAAGTTCTTCTATAATGAGTTTATCTGGTGGGAACCAGCAAAAATTAATAATTGGAAGAGAGCTTTATGATAATCCCAAACTTATTATAGCAGTTCAACCCACTAGGGGAGTAGATATTGGTGCAATAGAATTTATATATAAAAATCTATTAGAAAGAAGTGCAGAAAAAGCAGCTATTTTATTAGTATCAAATGAGCTTGAAGAAGTACTCTCACTTTCCGATAAAATAGCAGTAATTTTTAGGGGAGAGATAATGGGAGTGGGCAAGCCTGAAGATTTTACTAAGGAGCAGATTGGGCTCATGATGGCAGGAGAAAAAGCAGGGGAGGAGACAGTTAGACATGAAAAAAGCGTCTAA
- a CDS encoding HAD family hydrolase codes for MKRYKGVIFDLDGTLLDTIEDLSDSMNIVLTKYKHPNFTKEEYMLKVGNGFRGLVLNSFPEETDEKIIDKAVEQFAEIYDSNYLNKTKPYDEIDYVLDGLNRMGIKLGVNSNKKDHYTMNLVSKFFARIPFIRVYGERAGIEKKPDPTSALEIAQAMELKPEEILYIGDSKTDILTAQNADMDSVGVLWGFRSEEELREYGASYIVSSPKEILDIV; via the coding sequence ATGAAAAGATACAAAGGAGTAATATTTGATTTGGACGGAACCTTACTAGATACAATAGAGGACCTTTCAGATAGTATGAATATAGTACTTACAAAATATAAACATCCTAATTTTACTAAGGAAGAATATATGCTTAAGGTAGGAAATGGGTTTAGAGGATTAGTTCTAAATAGCTTTCCTGAAGAAACCGATGAAAAGATAATAGATAAGGCAGTAGAACAATTTGCAGAAATATACGACAGTAATTATCTTAATAAAACTAAGCCTTATGATGAAATAGACTATGTTCTAGATGGATTGAATAGAATGGGTATAAAGCTAGGGGTAAATTCTAACAAGAAAGATCATTACACTATGAACTTGGTTTCTAAGTTTTTTGCAAGAATACCCTTTATTAGGGTATATGGTGAACGGGCTGGCATAGAGAAAAAACCAGACCCTACATCAGCGCTAGAAATAGCTCAGGCTATGGAACTCAAGCCAGAAGAAATCCTATACATAGGAGATTCAAAAACAGACATACTTACAGCTCAAAATGCTGACATGGACAGTGTAGGAGTTCTATGGGGCTTCAGGTCAGAAGAAGAGCTAAGAGAATATGGAGCAAGCTATATAGTGTCTAGTCCGAAGGAGATATTGGATATTGTATAA
- a CDS encoding ABC transporter permease has protein sequence MKKASKINKIIINTIPSLLAVLGALFVGSIIILFIGENPIEAYKAMYNGSFGNIKALANTLQRATPYIFGALSFLIAANAGLFNIGIEGQMYMGAIFASIIGFSVTGLPKILHLPLTLVVSMLGGMMWAYIPALLKVKRGVHEVISTVMLNYVAFALTGYLTVHVFHEPGLVAQTFKVNSTSILTELVATSKLNTGFLIGIILSIIIFIFLFYTPWGYNVRVNGFNSRVSPYAGINNKRIMLLSMISSGAFAGLIGAERVLGVYQRFIHSFSPGYGFTAIAVGLLGKNHPLGIIPAAILFGALETGGVAMSLQVDVPRELGLILQALIIVFIASAQFISKKLVKMDERVK, from the coding sequence ATGAAAAAAGCGTCTAAGATAAATAAAATAATTATAAACACGATACCTTCTCTCCTAGCAGTATTAGGTGCACTTTTTGTAGGCTCTATTATCATATTGTTTATAGGAGAAAATCCCATAGAGGCATACAAAGCAATGTACAATGGCTCCTTTGGAAATATTAAAGCTCTTGCTAATACTCTCCAAAGAGCTACTCCATATATTTTTGGAGCTCTATCATTTTTAATAGCAGCTAATGCAGGGCTTTTTAACATTGGTATAGAAGGACAGATGTATATGGGAGCCATATTTGCATCCATAATAGGATTTAGTGTTACAGGTTTACCTAAAATCTTACACCTCCCATTAACCTTGGTTGTTTCAATGTTAGGGGGTATGATGTGGGCATATATTCCAGCTCTTTTAAAGGTAAAAAGGGGTGTACATGAAGTCATATCTACTGTAATGCTAAACTATGTAGCTTTTGCACTAACAGGTTATTTAACTGTTCACGTTTTTCACGAGCCAGGCCTAGTAGCACAAACCTTCAAAGTTAATTCTACGTCTATTTTAACAGAGTTAGTAGCAACATCTAAACTGAACACAGGATTTTTAATTGGAATAATATTGTCAATAATAATATTCATATTTTTATTCTATACTCCTTGGGGATACAATGTAAGGGTCAATGGCTTTAATAGCAGAGTATCTCCTTATGCAGGAATAAACAATAAAAGAATAATGCTTCTTTCAATGATTTCAAGTGGAGCTTTTGCTGGATTAATAGGAGCAGAAAGGGTTTTAGGTGTATATCAAAGGTTTATACATTCATTTTCTCCAGGTTATGGCTTTACAGCCATCGCAGTAGGATTGTTAGGTAAAAATCATCCATTGGGTATTATTCCTGCGGCTATATTATTTGGAGCATTAGAGACTGGAGGCGTGGCGATGTCACTACAGGTTGATGTGCCTAGAGAATTGGGGCTTATACTTCAAGCTTTGATAATTGTTTTTATAGCTTCTGCACAGTTTATTAGCAAAAAGCTAGTAAAAATGGATGAAAGGGTGAAATAG